A DNA window from Streptomyces sp. CA-278952 contains the following coding sequences:
- a CDS encoding sigma factor-like helix-turn-helix DNA-binding protein, giving the protein MTEATDLAARAGDRDPRVGLRAVAALRRLLEQLEAVQVRSARVQGWSWQEIAAELGVSRQAVHKKYGRR; this is encoded by the coding sequence ATGACCGAAGCAACGGATCTGGCCGCACGCGCCGGTGACCGCGACCCGCGCGTCGGGCTGCGGGCGGTGGCCGCGCTGCGGCGGCTGCTGGAGCAGCTCGAAGCCGTCCAAGTCAGAAGTGCCCGCGTCCAGGGCTGGTCGTGGCAGGAGATCGCCGCCGAGCTGGGCGTCAGCCGGCAGGCCGTGCACAAGAAGTACGGGAGGCGTTGA
- a CDS encoding GNAT family N-acetyltransferase, with the protein MDELTTPEGFLLRPWEPADASAVLRAFAPAEMDRQTDRPVSDRPGALAWIADRTRERGARTGYSWAVVGEAGEALGCVSVDAVNLTHDTGWVSYWTTPEARGRGVAPAGVRALARWAFDELGLYRLELGHRTDNPASCRVATRSGFATEGIERAKLRYGGVRYDVERHARLADDDVNFD; encoded by the coding sequence ATGGACGAACTGACCACCCCTGAAGGGTTTCTGCTGCGCCCCTGGGAGCCCGCCGACGCCTCGGCGGTGCTCCGCGCCTTCGCCCCGGCCGAGATGGACCGCCAGACGGACCGGCCGGTGTCCGACCGGCCCGGGGCGCTGGCCTGGATCGCGGACCGCACGCGCGAACGGGGAGCGCGCACCGGCTACTCCTGGGCCGTCGTGGGGGAGGCGGGCGAGGCCCTCGGCTGCGTCTCCGTCGACGCCGTCAACCTGACCCACGACACCGGCTGGGTCTCCTACTGGACCACACCGGAGGCGCGCGGCCGGGGTGTCGCCCCGGCCGGGGTGCGGGCGTTGGCGCGCTGGGCCTTCGACGAGCTCGGGCTGTACCGGCTGGAGCTGGGCCACCGCACCGACAACCCGGCCTCCTGCCGGGTCGCGACCCGGTCCGGATTCGCGACCGAGGGCATCGAGCGGGCCAAACTGCGCTACGGCGGCGTCCGGTACGACGTCGAGCGGCACGCTCGCCTGGCCGACGATGATGTCAACTTTGATTGA